The nucleotide sequence TACAATTATTTTATCAAAAAATAAAGATCTTACTAATAAAATAATTAAAAATATTTATTTATTGAAAAAAGGCGGCTACTATTAAATTGCTGCTAGCTTTATGCCTACATGAAGGCTGCCTTTCTTTAGTGTCGAGTCAAAGGTCTGCGGCCGCATATAAGACCCTAACGCCGTTCGAATAATTGTTGCAATAAACGATAAAGTTCCCTCCCTTGATCAGGAAGCGTTAAAAAATTAAGCTTCGCTGTTCTGAAGCCTAACATAAATAAACCGGGATGTTTGTCTCTCCCAAAATAGAAAGTGTTAACCTATCGAATATGTGAAATATTCACTATATTCTTTATGGAATGACAGATCTATTTCTCCTCTCATCCTACAAAGTTCATATCTCGTTTAACTTTTTACTGCGGCTTCTCTTTGATACACACACTTTCCGCCCATATAGGTTTCCATGACTTGAAGTTCATCAATTTTTTGTGGATCGATCTCTAAAATATCTTGATCAAGTATAATGAAGTCTGCGTAATAACCCGGTTTTAACTGGCCGACATTCGGAATACGTGTCAACTGCTGAGCCGCTCTTGTATAAAGCTCAATCGCTGTAGCCACATCTACCCTCTCATCTTGTCCAGTGTCCGTTCCATCATATGCCTTGCGTGTAATAGCTGATTTAATTCCAAGGAATGGATTTACCGGGTCAGCCCATGCTGTTCCTGGGGCATCAGATGAAAAGGCGACTTCTATGCCCTCTTTTAGCATCGATTTTATAGGATAAGTACTTTTTGTCCGTTCCGCTCCTAAGTTTTTCAGATAGCTCTCTATTTCGGCATATAGGAAAACCGGTTGTGTAACAATGCCAATTCTGGCTTTAGCCATGCGTTTCATCGCTTGTTCAGTAGGCAAAGTAACATGCTCAATTCTGATGGATGGAGCGTCCTCCAGCCAGCCTTCTTTATCATAGAACGTATCAACAATTAAGTCGATCGCTTGCTCCCCCATCGCATGAATCACTAACTGAATGCCGTATTGTTTAGCCGCTTCACCCGCAGCCAATAATTCAGCTTTTGACGTAGTAGCAATTCCGCAATTTTCTCCTTCACCCAAAAATGGCGGATTCACCCATGCTGTCTGTCCAGAAATGCTTCCATCTGAAAACAGTTTGATTCCGCCAATATGAATAGGATTCTCTCGATTTGTTCGCTCCTTATCTTGAATCGGCCGTTTTTGTAAATCTTCCCATAGGTAGTAAAGCACCGTGCGTTGCTTCAACCCTTTTTCACGGCCTTGATTGTACATCTCCAAGTAATCAACCGGTTCTACTCTAGCCATTAAATCGGTCACCGCTGTAATGCCATGAGCAAGTAATTTAGGACTTAGCTCGGCTAATGCTAAAGCGTCCTCTTCAATTGTCTGAACAGGCATGATTTTAAATACTAATTCCCTTGCACTTTCACGCAAAACGCCTGTCGGTTCGCCATTTTCATCCTTATCAATTTGTCCACCCGGAGGATTTGGCGTATCTTTTGTGATGCCGGCCATCTCTAATACTTTGCTATTCACCGTAGCAATATGAACACATGAGCGACTGGCAATCACAGGCACATCTGGAGCAGCTTTATCGAGATCCCAACGTGTCGGCATCCGACCTTCCGCTAATTTCCCCTCATCATATCCCCAGCATTGAATCCAGGATTCCTCCTTCAAATTCTTTCTCGCTTCCTGAATCTTTTCAATCAACTCAGCGATAGAGTAGACATTCGGAGGAAGAGCAGCAATTTGCTTTGAATACATAGCTAAATGCCATGGGTGAAGATGAGCATCAATGAGTCCCGGAAGTACCCGTTGACCTTGAAGATCGATGACATCACCTGCTGTTAAGGCAACCTCCTCCTGTTTGCCAACCCATATAATTTTGCCATCTTGCACCTTCATAGCAGTTGCATATGGTTGGTCGGGATTAGATGTGAAGATTTTGCCGTTTATAAAAGTTGTTATGCCTTGGTTGTTCATTTCTACCGTTTTCCTTCCCAAATTAAATTATTAGATGATTACTTTTCGATTTGCCCACTTATTTCTTGGCAGATCCTCAACGCTCACCTACTCAATCCCTACTAAAGATTGAATGATCCGCTTTCATTTTCTTGTTTTTATTGGTGTGTTGTTGCTTAAGTCATCCAAAATAAAAGCGGTTGCACCGTGTATGCTTGCGCATGTTAATTAATGATTTTGCTGACGTTATATTCAAATGCAATTAATGTGCCAATTTTATCAGGAATATATCCTTCCACTCTTCCTCATTGCTTTATGACTGGAAAACGGCTGACTTATTTAAAGTTTGTCGAAGCGATTGGCGAAAGAATTTTCTTTCTCCACACAAAAAAGAGGGAGAAAATTCTCCCTCCCTCGTAAAAAATTTTACCGCAATCTGTATTTATCCATTTTGTATTTTAATGATTGTTTAGAAAGCCCGAGTCTTCTTGCTGTCTGAGCTATGACCCCATTGGCCTGTTCCAACTCACCCATAATAATTTTTTTCTCATAATCCTCTACTGCTTCACGAAGAGAATGAATGGTAGCACTTATTCTATTAGCTTCAGGAACAGGCCGTTTATATTCCCGAATCCTCTTCGGGATATCTTCTAGTGTAATCCGATGGTCATTTGCCTGATTAAAGGCAGTCTCTACTGCGTTTTTTAATTCCCTAATATTCCCCGGCCAGTCATAGGCTTTAAAGCAATCCATCACTTCCTGATCAATCTCATCGATAAAAATATTCATATTATTATTATAGAAGTTGACATAATGCTCCAATAGTACTTCAATATCTTCCTGTCGTTCCTTTAAGTTGGGTAGATCAATTTGGACGACTCCTAGCCGATAATAAAGATCTTCTCTCATTCTCTTCTCGGCAATTAGTAGATCAGGATCCTCATTTGTCGCTGAGATCACTCTTAAATCCACCTTAATATTTTTTTTGCCCCCTATGCGCCTAACGGACTTTTCTTCAATTGCTTTTAGAAGTTTTACCTGAAGGCCAATCTCTAAAGAATTAATTTCATCCAAGAACAGCGTTCCGCCCTCCGCTTGTTCAAATAGGCCTTGTTTATCTTCTGCCCCGGTAAAACTCCCTTTCGTTGTTCCAAATAACGTGCTTTCGAGCAAGTTAGCGGGAACGGCTCCACAATTTAAAGAAACGAAAGGCTGGCTGTATCTGTCACTTAAATTATGTATAGCTTGGGCAATAACTTCTTTTCCTGTTCCTGTCCTTCCGTAAATAAGTACAGTTGAATCCGTTTTTGAAATTTTTTCGATTTTATTTTTAATAGCTATCATAGTTGGATTGACGGTGATAATATCATCAATTGTATAAATGGTATCATTTTTACGGTACACTTTATGGCGAGCATACTTATCCATATGCTGAATATTTTCTTTCGGAAAAAAGTGTTTAGAAAACTCAACCGCTCCAATAATTCTATCTCCTTCTTTGATTGGGTAAGTCGAATTAACCGATACCACTATATTTCCTTTTGTTGTTGTAATTTCCTGTCTAATGTTACAAAGGGAACGGCCACTTCTTAATACATTCATTAACGTGCTATTTTCGTTGGTTAAATCTTTATAAAAAGAGGTGACATGTTTCCCTAGAAAGTTTTCGGGTCTGAGATGAAGCTCTTTCAATATATTTAAGTCAGCCATATCATAAAAAATAACATTTCCGTTCGCATCGACGACTAATACATTGTCGAAATCGGATAAGTTTTTAAAACTTTCTACATCAATCATCACCTTTTCTCCTCCTATCCGGTGTGAAAGTTCGTCATCTATGCAGCAGACCGCTCGTCAGTTAAAGTGTCCGCTTAGAAAATTAGTGTATTCCAATTGTACCATGTCCTTTTTTGAAAATTAAAGGCTGCAAAATTTATTGCCGTGCAGATGTATGACAGATTGCTTGAATGATTAGCCGGCATAAGCATAAAAACCCTGATGGTGAGCCTATGCAAAAGCGACCCCCAGGGTTAAATAAATTATTATTCATAATCTAAATTTTTTCAACGTTGGTATTATTTTCATTCGTGCTAGCCATCTGCTTTTTCGCTTTGCCCTCTTTCGGCCGCTTCCATTAAATAGGTTTCAAAGTCTTCTCCTGACAACGGTTTGCTAAATAAAAACCCTTGTCCTTGGCTGCAGCCATCCTCATTCAGCACATCTAATTGCTCCTGGCTCTCCACCCCTTCAGCAATAACATTGATCCCAAGCGTCCGTGCAAGAGTTAAAACAGCTTGTACAATTGCCTGACTTTCTTCATTTTGATGAATATCCCGAATGAAAGAGGCATCGATTTTCAACGTATCCACAGGTAAATATTTAATGTAGCTAAATGAACTGTATCCAGTACCAAAGTCATCAATAGAAATATGAATACCGATGTCCCGCAGCCTTTGCAAAGTATCGGCCGCGTGATCGATATCTGCAAATACACTTTCCGTTACTTCAAGCTCCAGCCATTGTGCCTCCAATCCGGTCTCTGTTAAAATTTCTTCAATTCTCTCTATAATATTGGGATGCGCTAATTGGCGAACAGACATATTAACCGAGATTTTTAATGGCGGGTACCCTTTGTTTTGCCATTCTTTATTTTGCCTACATCCACGCCGGAGAACCCACTCTCCAAGAGGAAGAATAAGGCCCGTTTCCTCGGCAACCGGAATAAATTTATTGGGAGAGATCCTCCCCAGCTCCGGATGGTCCCAGCGGACAAGCGCCTCCATTCCAATGAGTTGATTTTTAGAAATATCCATTTTGGGCTGATAATCAATATGAAATTGCTCAAGCTCAATCGCTTTTCTTAATTCATTCTCCAGCAGGATGCGCTCCAAGGATTTCTCTTCCATCTCTGGTTTAAATAATGCATAGCCGTTTCTGCCCCGTTTCTTAACGGAATAAAGAGCGGTATCCGCTTTATTTAATAGTTCATCTGCATCTTCACCGTTCACCGGAAAAAGTGCAATGCCAATACTGCAGGAAAGCGTATAGTGCTCGCCTGCAACTTTCAATGGTTCTTGAAAGTTAGAATGAATCCTTTTGGCAATCTGATCCAGCTCTTCCATGCCTGATACATTGTTTAGCAACACAGTAAATTCATCTCCACCCAGCCGCGCGACTAAATCACTTGGTCGCAGCGAGTTTTTAATACGGCGAGCAGCCTCAGTTAGGATAAAGTCTCCATTCTCATGTCCCCAAGAATCATTCACAAACTTAAAGCGATCCAAGTCGATAAACATAACAGCAAGCTGAGAAGAATAACTCTTAGCATGATCCACTTCTTTTCTCAATCGGTTCATGAATAATCGGCGGTTAGGCAAGTCCGTCAATGTATCATGATAAGCTAAATGATAAATCATTCTCTCTGATTTTTTCCGTTCGGTTATATCTCGCATCGCCAGCACGAAGCTTTTGATCTCCCCATCTTTATCAATGACGGGATTAATCTTCGTTTCCGTGTCCTTATACGCTCCCCGGTTCGTCTTTATACGGAATTCGAGCAGCGAGGATACTTTCTTTTTAGCAGCCAGAAGCTTTAACTCTTCAGAAAGAGTCAGTTGATCTTCTTCATGCACCCATTGAAAGATCCTTCCTGACTCTAATTTCGCAAGCTCATCGCCCAACAACAAAGCATGAGATGGAGACATGTAGAGGAAGCTTCCTGACTGATCAATCACTGATACCAAGTCAGATGAATTCTCTGCAATTAGTCGATATTTCCCCTCGCTCTCTCTCAATTCCTCTTCCATCTTCTTTCGAAGACTAATATCGTTTCTTATCGATGCATATTGATAAGGTTTCCCGCGATCATTCAAAAAAGGAACAATCGTTGTGTCTACCCAATAAAACGACCCATCTTTCGCCTTGTTTCTTATCTCTCCCTTCCAGATTTGACCGGAACCAATCGTTGCCCACATTTGTTTAAAAAACTCCCGTGAATGATAACCCGAATTCAATATACAGTGATCTTCACCAAGGAGTTCCTCCTCATTGTATTTAGAAATTTTGCAAAATTTTTCATTCACGTAAAGTATCTTTCCTCGATGATCGGTAATAGCGACAATAGAAGACTGATCAATTGCATATTTGACATCTGTCAACTCTTTTAAAATATTCTCCAATTGATTGTCTTCTACATTCTTAGAAGGTACAGGCATGATAAATCTCTCTCTTCTCTTTGTTTTTTCTTTTGCTGTACAATATTTACTATACATATCTGGGTATATCCAAACAAAAAAACCGACTCAAAAAAGAGTCGGTTGCACTACTCGCTCCAAGCCATTCAAGTGCCCACATACAAATGACTGTTCATCGCTTCCACCATAAGATTGTTATATAAAAAAATTCCACAAATGTCTTATTAGACTAACGTTTTTTATACAATTATCATAGTTCGATATACCCGACAAGTCAATGTCTACCGTTATTTATTTCTAGCATTATTCGTCTCTTAATGAGGCCTATTTCACAAAGAAACCTAACAATATTTATGAGGCCTAGATCAAAAACCTTGCTTTTTCCTCTGACAAGAGAAAAGGATAAATACACCTCGTCTTACTCGTTTTTTATCCTTATTCACTTATCTATCTTTATTTAATTCTGCCACAATATGGCCAACTTCACGCAAAACCAGTTTTTCCATCGCTAATGTTACTGCGCCAGTAGAACCCGGCAGCGCAAAAATGATCGTTTCTCCAGCTACACCTGCAACAGCTCGGGATAAGATAGCCGCAGAACCGATATCTTCTGTATAACTAAGATAACGAAACAACTCACCAAATCCGGTTAGCTCTTTCTCAAACAACGGTGCCACTGCTTCAATCGTCACATCCCGCTTAGCCACACCGGTGCCTCCATTAATGATCACCGCATTGATTTTGGGGTCTTCAATCCCTTGCCGAACAGCTCCTGTAATCTGTTCCTTTTCGTCAGGAACGATCTGGTAGCGTGCAATGGAATGGTGACTGTTGATTAAAAACTCTTTAATTTTTTTTCCGCTTTTATCCGTTTCTTCTGTTCGTGTATCGCTGACAGTAATCACCTGACAGACAACATGCTTTGCCGCTTGCCCTTTATGAGCATGTACTCGTCTTTCATTCATGTGAAATGGGTGCACCTCTCTTCTTTAACCGCCAATATAAGACATCTCAATTTTTGGCCGGTTCTTTGCTGTTTCTTCCGTTCGCTCATCGGAATAGCGGTCCGTTCGCGCAAGCCAAAGAGCTGACATATGATCTCTTACTTTTTCTATTGAACTCGTCGATCGGAGCACAGCCTTTAAATCGCTGCCTTTTGTAGCAAATAGACAAGTGTACAATTTTCCATCTGCAGATATTCTTGCCCGGGTACATGTCGAACAGAATGATTCTGTCACTGAAGAAATCACACCAAACTCTCCGCTTCCATCCTTATAACGAAAACGGCTCGCTACTTCGCCGTAATACGCTTCATCTGCTGGTTCTACAGGAAATTTGCTGCTGATGAACTTGACGATTTCTTGCTTGGATACGACCGAAGAAAGCTGCCAGCCATTCGTGCTTCCTACATCCATAAATTCAATAAAACGAAGGGGAATACCTTCTTTTTTAAAATAAGTCGCCATTGGCAAAATTTGTTGCTCATTTACACCTTTTTTCACAACCATATTTATTTTAATGCCAAGGCCGGCCTTCTGCGCTGATTCAATTCCTCTCAGCACGGTTTTCACGCTGACAGATCGGCCGTTCATTTGTTTAAAAATGGTATCATCAATCGCATCCATACTAATATTCACCCGTTGCAAGCCAGACGATTTCAATGCTGTAGCATACTTGGGCAACAAGACACCATTCGTTGTTAAAGCAATATCCTTAATATTTGTCTTGGCATATAAGCCATGAATTAACTCGGGGAGGTCTTTTCTAAGCAGGGGCTCTCCTCCCGTCAACCTGACTTTCTCTACGCCAAGCTCTGTTGCTGCTTGAACGACACGGATAATTTCCTCAAACGTCAAATATTCCTCTTTCGGTAAAAACGGATAGTCTGCGCCAAAGATTTCAGCCGGCATACAATAAGAACAGCGAAAGTTACACTGATCCGTCAAGGAAATCCGAATGTCTCTTAGCGGTCTGTTAAACTGGTCTTTTACTTGTCCCATTCATTTCTCCTTTCTGGATGCCACGGCTGTGCAGATGTTTGCATGGAGGCAGAGTGCCTTACTCATCTACAAATAATTGGCGATAGGCATCCTTCGTATTGATGTTTTGAAATAACCTTTCAGTTGATTGGAGATCAGCTTCCGTTATTTTCTTAACGTTTACTTCACTAAGTAAATCGATCATCCGATAGTTTCCCTTTGTAAGCTGGGCTGTAATAACAGGCAACACTCGGCGATGATAAACGGCTGCAAGCGGCTGTTGACGGCCGGCTATGCTGGGAATCACAGCATCAAATGACCGATCTGCTTCAGCAATGAGTGCATTCATCACTTTTTCGTTTATTAATGGCATATCACATGGAAGAACCACATACCATTCGGCGGTAACCTGCTTCATTGCGCTATATAAGCCAGCCATCGGCCCTTTCCCGCAAAAAGGGGGGATGTCTTCTGTTACCTTGACAGCGGGATCTTGACTAAATCGACTGGTAAGTGATGGATGACTGATGATCACCACTTGATTGGTAAAAGGAACAAGAGCTTGCAAAGAATACTCATAAAAGTATTTTCCATTGTATCGGACGAAGGCTTTAGGCTCACCAAACCTGCTTGATTCCCCACCAGCAAGTATGACACCGGCCCACAGCTTCTCTTTTTCCGTGGTCAATGCTTTACCCTCCGCTTACAGGCGGAATAAGCGCCACTGTATCGCCGGAACGGACCACATCATCTGAATCGGCATATTCCTCATTGACAGCTACAATGAGCGTGTCTGTCTCAATAGAGTACTTTTCACGCAGTTCGCTTAACAACTCTTCTACGGTCAATTCGTTGCTCGCTACTTCCAACTGCTCTTTGCCAATCTGCTCTTTCAAATGAGCAAAACAAAGAATGTTAATCATACATATTTTCTCCTTTCGGTCTTCCTTCTGGATAGGCTTCTGTCTCCAATTGATTGCCGATCCATTTTTCTCCGTCTTCCCAATGTTCTTTTTTCCAGATAGGCACAATTTGTTTAATTCGTTCAATGGCATATTCACTCGCCCTGAACGCATCCTTGCGATGTGGAGTAGACACGGCAATCACCACGGCAATATCAGAAATCTTTAAATGCCCTGTCCGATGTGTAATAGCCGTTTTTGCCTCTGGCCATTTCTGGCTAATTTCTTCTCCAATCTTCTCTAACTGTTTTTCAGCCATCGATTGGTAAGCTTCGTATGTTAAGGATAAAGTCCGGCGACCATGTGTATACTCCCGAACAGTTCCAATAAAATTAGAGATGGCCCCCGCTTCCGGTCGGACTACTTTCTTCGTTACCTCTTCAATAGAAATCGGGCGATCTGTCACAACAAATAACCGTTCCACCTTCCGTTCCCCCTTCTAAAAATCTATGTTAATAAACTTCTCTTATTTCGGTTCATTCTCCTTCCATGTTACAATCAAATAGCCATATTTAAGGAAAATCATACTGAAAAGAGGGATTGTATGTCTGAATTTACTCATTTTAACAACCAAGGCCGAGCGAAAATGGTGGATATTACTGAAAAACAGGCGTCTCATCGCTCGGCGGTTGCCCAAACAAGCGTGCTCGTCAATGAACAAATTTATCAGCAAATCAACGATCAGTCGATAAAAAAAGGGGATGTGCTTGCTGTTGCCCAGGTAGCTGGCATTATGGCTGCCAAACAGACGTCCTCTCTCATCCCCATGTGCCATCCCATTCCTATCAGCGGTGTAAATATCTCCTTTGATTGGGTAAGCGAAGATGCCAACTACAGGCTGGTTATTGCTGCTTCTGTGAAAACCAAAGGCAGCACAGGTGTAGAAATGGAGGCTCTTACAGCTGCGTCCGCTTGTGCCTTGACCGTTTATGACATGTGCAAAGCAGTCGACAAAGGTATGGTGATCGGCCCTACTTATTTAGTAGAGAAATCCGGCGGAAAAAACGGCGATTTTCACCGCAGCGAGCCTGTCCGTTAGAGACAGGCCGTTCGTTACCCAAATAATTTAGCATAATACTTTTTTGCCTCTGTTTGGTCGTTCGTTCCATGGACCAGGACCCGGCCGTCATAAAACACAGCTAGTCGGTGAGGAGAGAAATGAACGGTCACCATATATGGATTGCGCTTGACGGCATAACCTTGTCGGATAAACGAACGCTCTAATTCCAGAAGATTTACTTTTCTTGCATGCACCGGGCGAATCTGCACGGTATTTCTCCCGCATAACACTGATACTTTTGCTAGATTTTCATGGGAAAGATGCGGATAAACTGGCGATTCGCCGCATGTAGGGCACGTTTTTCGCTTTACTTTGCTCACCTTGATCTCCTGATGCATATTTTTCCAAAGATCAAACATAATAAGCTTGCCGTTTAGCGCCTCCCAATCTTCCACTAATATCTTCAATGCTTCTGTTACCTGATAGGAAATAACGTGAGTGGCTGCCGGGCCAATAATACCTGCCGTGTCACACGTATGTCCAGTGCCGACTGCTCCTTTTTCCCATAAACAGCGGAGACACGGTGTTTCTCCAGGCAATATAGCAAACACCATACCATGGCTGCCTGTACAGGCGCCATATATCCACGGAACTCCCAGCTGATGGGCGGCATCGTTAATCATGAGCCTTGTTTCATAATTATCGGTTGCATCAATAATCAAATCTGCCTCTTCAGCCCATTTTAGCAACTCAGCATAAGAAGCATCCATTACTTCTGCTTGGATCCTGACCGCCGAGTTAATAGCAGTAAGCCTACGTTTTGCAGCGATTGCTTTGGGAAGAGCCAGTCTTGCATCCTCTTCACTGTACAGCTGCTGGCGCTGCAAGTTACTTTCTTCCACATAATCACGGTCAACGATCGTCAAACGGCCGATTCCCGCACGCACTAACGCTTCTGCATTTCCTGTCCCGAGGGCCCCTGCGCCAATAAGAAGCACATGCTTCTCCTGCAACTTTTTCTGTCCTTCTTTGCCGACAGGAGAAAACAGCTCTTGTCTTGAATAACGTCCCTGCATCTTGATCTTCCTTTCTAGGGGCAAGACTGACTATCTATTACGCAAGCAAATTTCCTGCTTGAAAATCTTTTATTTTATGTTTTGTAAAAGTCTAATATACCTAGCTATAGCGGCTCATTTAGTTCTCTCAATCTTTATTATTTTACCATAAATTGAATGTATTCATCTGTCCAAGGCGGACTTTCACTCACAGATCAATTAAGAAATACAACACGACCGATCGTTTTCTTACTCAACATGGTCTTCTTCCTTGCCTCTGCCATCCTGTGTAAATTTTGCAACTGAAAAATCAAACCGGCCGTGCGGTAAAATAGGATTCCTTGCTGAAGACAGCCCCCTCTAATGAGTTAGATTTTCTTCTTTTTTACGAAAAGGCATACTATCCAATGAGGGCAGTATGCTCCAGATAAGCGAAAGGGCCTCTGATTATCAAACTAGACTGTTGCGCATGTAGCTCACAAACCAATTTATATACCTCTCTTCTTCTGAAAGCAGAAATACGGGACAGGTCGGCTGCTGCAGCGCAATGGGCTTCCAGCTAATCACCGCTTGAACGTTTACCAGTTGTTCAAGTAATTCCAGTTCGTGCGGCTCTTTAATTAAAACAACTTTTGGATACCCGGCTCGTTTGTATCCCTCAATTAATAGCAAATCGACAGGAAAGCTGTTATACAGCGGTAGAATCTCTTCAAGCCGCCAGTTTGTTTTCGCAGCTGTTATTTGCAAAACACCGCCGCCTTCTACCCCTGCGGCAAGCGCTCCCGCCTGCCGATGCCTTTCGCTGTCCTTGTAATCTTTAGGTCTATCTGGTGTTCCCCCGTGGCCGTGATGCTTTAAAGAAGCTACCGTCCATCCCTGCCGTCCTGCCTCTGCAATCAATTTGGCCATTAATGTTGTTTTTCCGCTGTTCTGATAGCCGGTCACTTGAAGAATAGGCTTGTTCACCCCCAAGGCCATTCGCTGCCCTCATGAGAATCAAGCAGCAGTACATCAACCAGGTCGCCTTGCTGGAAGCCCCTTGTACCACCGGGCAATACCATCAACACGTCTGTATAGGCAAGTACAGCTACTGCGTTGGATTTATTGAAACCGCTTGGATCTACACGCAGAAAACCAGTCTCCATATCAATGGAACTCCTGACGAAGCGAGTGAATGGATTAGGCTTTAAAAAGTCGGCCGCCAGCTCCGCTTTCACCTTTTTTAAATGCGGCTTCTCAGAAAATGAGCGGTGAACAACAATCGGTCGAACAAATAATTCAAATCCAACATAACAGGCGGAAGGATTCCCTGACAGACCAAATAAAATCTTACCTTCCGTCTTGGCAACCGTCGTTACACTTCCCGGCCGCATCGCTACTTTATTAAAGAGCACTTCAGCACCAATCTTTGCATAAATATCCGGCAACAGATCAAAATCTCCAACCGATACCCCTCCAGTAGTGATAAGTATATCTACTGTCTGCAGAGCTTCTTGGATAGCAGTAAGACAAAGATCAAATTGATCAGGCAGCTTTCCGAAATAAAGCGGCTCTGCTCCTGCTCTTTTAATCTGAGCAAGAATCATATGAGCATTGCTGTTGCGGATTTTCCCTGGCTCTAGTTTCTCCTCTACATCCAACAGCTCCGACCCCGTTGCAAACACACCGATAACTGGTTGTTTGGCTACTTCTACCGTGCTATAGCCAAATGTCGCTAAGAGAGCCATTACACCGGGATTTATGTATTCTCCTTTTTGAACAAGCACTTTGCCTTCCTGTGTATCTTCACCGGCAAAAGAAACATTGTCACCGGATGAAAACGGCCGTTTAATCGTCATATACTTGTCTGCCCCATCGGAATGTTCAGCTGTCAATTCAAACATAACAACGGCATCACACGAATCAGGAATTTGCGCCCCTGTCATAATTCTGACTGCTTCCCGCTCTTTCACTTCTCCATTGAATAGATCTCCTGCTCCAATCTCTCCAACTATGCGAAAGGTGAGAGGATTGTCTCTTGTAGCTGTTTTGGAATCCTGCGCTCTAATGGCAAAGCCGTCATACGGAGAACGGTCAAAAGGTGGCACAGGATGTTTCGCAATGACATCTTCTGCAAGCCTCCGCCCATAAGCTTGATCAATATGTATGGTTTCTTTTGTCCCGTTGCCAGCCAGATCCATTACCTTTCTTACAGCTTCGGCAACGGGAATAGGTGTTCTTTTTTCCAACTTCTCCTGTCTCCTCTTTTGGTTAAATTTGATCACTCTCTGAATATCCCTTGAGTATTTTATAAAACAAGATAGCTGCAGTGTCACAGTTTATTTTATTTAGTGTATCGTAAAACACGTATAGGTTCAAAACACCGGCATAGCCTAAGTACAGACAAAGCTTACTTTCCCTCTTGGATCAATTAAAAACATTTGTTTTTTTACTGTAAACTCTCACGAGAAACTAAAGAGGGCAAAGACTTGTGAACGTCCTGCCGCATTGGGTGCAACATTTGTACGTTATCTTTAGTGGTTTTATCATTCTTACTCCGGTATTTCCAATATAATTTTACCGAATTGATGCCCTTTTTCCATATACGATTGAGCTTTAGCTGCTTCCTCCAGCGAAAAGACTTGGTCAATTGCTGGCCTTATCTGATGCTCTTCAAAGAACTGGATCATATCTTCAAAGTCACGCGAACTCCCCATGGTTGATCCCATGACATTCAAATGCTTAAAAAATAAACGAG is from Bacillus sp. PK3_68 and encodes:
- the glp gene encoding gephyrin-like molybdotransferase Glp; the protein is MEKRTPIPVAEAVRKVMDLAGNGTKETIHIDQAYGRRLAEDVIAKHPVPPFDRSPYDGFAIRAQDSKTATRDNPLTFRIVGEIGAGDLFNGEVKEREAVRIMTGAQIPDSCDAVVMFELTAEHSDGADKYMTIKRPFSSGDNVSFAGEDTQEGKVLVQKGEYINPGVMALLATFGYSTVEVAKQPVIGVFATGSELLDVEEKLEPGKIRNSNAHMILAQIKRAGAEPLYFGKLPDQFDLCLTAIQEALQTVDILITTGGVSVGDFDLLPDIYAKIGAEVLFNKVAMRPGSVTTVAKTEGKILFGLSGNPSACYVGFELFVRPIVVHRSFSEKPHLKKVKAELAADFLKPNPFTRFVRSSIDMETGFLRVDPSGFNKSNAVAVLAYTDVLMVLPGGTRGFQQGDLVDVLLLDSHEGSEWPWG